The genomic region GCATTAATAGCATCAATGGTTGAGAGTGTAGAGAAAATAGGTCCTTATCCTGCGAAATTTGAACTAAAGGAAATCCAAGATATTAGAGCTGAGAAATTAAAGAAAATTATTGATAGAGCTAAGGAAATATTAACAAATTGGAGCAAGGAGAAGACTCTTGATATTAAAGAAGTACTTAATGAAATTAGTAGTGCAGTTAAAACTGGAGAAATTACCGAATTTGGACCAGAAAAATTACCGGCAGGACCTGATGTTCTTACTGATCCAAACTTAATAATTGTAGAAGGAAGAGCAGATGTTATCAATTTATTAAGATATGGATATAGAAATACTGTAGCAATAGAAGGAGCAAGCGGTAAAATTCCTCAAAGTGTAATAGACTTAAGCAGGCAAAAGAATACGGTAATAGCATTTTTAGATGGAGATCATGGAGGAGATCTAATACTTAAGGAATTACTTAATGCTAATGTTAAAATAGATTATGTAGCTAGAGCACCACAAGGTAGAGAAGTTGAGGAATTAACTGGTAAAGAAATAGCTAAGGCATTATCTAACATGGTTCCAATATCACAATATCTAAAGAAACAACAAGAAACACCTCAAGTTATAGTTAAAACACCAGAAGAGACTGTAACAGTAATTCAGCCTCCTAAAGAGGTAGAAATACAGATTCCTCCTTCTGCATTAGAGGAAATAAAGAAATTACCAGGAACGCTAGAAGGAATAATGTTTGATGAAAATTGGAATCCAGTAGAGAAAGTTCAAGTTAGAGATATAATACCTAAACTAGAGGCAATGAGCGAAAACAAGGTTGCTTACATAGTGTTTGATGGAGTAATTACGCAAAGATTATTAGAGCTTGCGGCTTCTAAGAAGGTTAAACTGCTAGTAGGAGTTAGAATAGGAGGAATAAACAAGAGTTTAGATAATGTAAAAATACTCACAATGTCTGATATTCTTACT from Acidianus ambivalens harbors:
- the dnaG gene encoding DNA primase DnaG translates to MKYIIKLYFETEGIVDKPDVIGAIFGQTENLFGEEFDLRELQDKGRLGRIVVEMETKGGKTKGTIEIPSNLDRIETALIASMVESVEKIGPYPAKFELKEIQDIRAEKLKKIIDRAKEILTNWSKEKTLDIKEVLNEISSAVKTGEITEFGPEKLPAGPDVLTDPNLIIVEGRADVINLLRYGYRNTVAIEGASGKIPQSVIDLSRQKNTVIAFLDGDHGGDLILKELLNANVKIDYVARAPQGREVEELTGKEIAKALSNMVPISQYLKKQQETPQVIVKTPEETVTVIQPPKEVEIQIPPSALEEIKKLPGTLEGIMFDENWNPVEKVQVRDIIPKLEAMSENKVAYIVFDGVITQRLLELAASKKVKLLVGVRIGGINKSLDNVKILTMSDILTS